GCTGCTGGAAGGTGGTTTCTTTTGTTAGAAACCTGTCCGTTTCATATTATAGTTTAACCAAGCAACATCTTTACAGAGATTATCATTTTTAGATCCATAGGAGATAAAAATGTCCTTCACCCTTTTAGGTTCAGAATGAAGCTTCTGAACATCCATGAAACCTCAGAACTGAGAGAGATTTCATCAACTAAGATAGAAACAATCATGTTAACCTGCAGTTTGCATGGACCATTTAAGATATATTATCTAAGCTAGTGCAGAAGGAGAAGAGACAAATAGATAAATGGTAATTTATAGATTTTACAAACAAACGCTGTTGTTTTCACCTACTGTTTTGTAACAGGCGCTTATGTAATGTTTTTTCCAAAAGCACCCGCCTGCAGGTTTCTATGTGTCTGTGCCTTTTATAATATTGTTTTTGGATTAAACTGCTTGAACTTTCACTCCACGTTTTATTAATCTTCAGTCACCTGTAAAGTTATTTTAGATTAGTTTCTATAAAGTTGAAACTTGATCATTTCTCTCCTGGCAGCAGTTAGTGGGCTGCATataaactaaatataaaattaaccttaaaaaattaaaagattaaaatattttgtcttttgggTCAACCTTTGGGCCTGCTTCAAAacaagttttcctttttttatcacATGGTTGAAAgtttaaacaacaaacaaacattggAAACTGTAGTGAGTTATACATGGACTTTAAAAAGTCTAAgttgtgttttaataataagGCTTTTATAACAAGAAccattcacattttgttatttgGACAGTATTAAAAACGTTTTAGGATCAAAGTTTAATAAATTCTGGAGATACAAATAGGCAGTTGGTCAAATTTAGTAACCAAATACATTTAGGGGGAAATTAGTTTTATGTTTCCCCTAAAATTTGATCCTGCTTACAGAAGTCTGCAGCTTtcagagaaataaaaactacagtttattttatacattttaaatacatgtCTAAAGCTCTACATCTGTTGAgttaaaataagttaaataagTTAAAATTGTGTGCCAGGCTACATAATGAACATGATGTAACTCAACTTTGTGGAGGTGTCAGCTGAATATATTTGGTAGGAGTCTGTTTGAACAGGTGCCAGCTCTCCCTCCCGCTCTTCATCATAAAACAAGGAGGGGCTCAACAATGTCATCGATCACAAAGTCGTAGATCACCAGACGTGGAGCACTACTGCTGATTTCAAATAGGTGAGCAGACAGCATCTTCCTCATTCAGCTGGTTTTTGCCTATCATCTTTAAGCTGCTTTTCTCTGTTTTACTCCATGCAGATTGAAGGGAGAATATGAAGGCTGTGCAGGCTCTTACTTTGACTGTGTTGCTTGTTGCTGGAGCAAGCACTCAACTTCTGAAGCCTGGAAAATGTCCCAGTCCTGCAGTCCAGGCCAACTTTGATGCTTCCAAGGTGAGCAAAGTATTTCCTAATCTGGATTTTATGAGAGGAGATAAACTCAACGTCCAGTGATGTAACAggaactaaatgtttttttatttttgtttggtgtATGATATATTTGGTGCCTCTTCAGTATCTTGGCAAATGGTATGGGATCCGGAAGCTTCCAACAAGCTTCCAGAAAGGTCAGTGCTCCACTGCCAACTACACCCTGGAGGGTCCCGGAGTCATTGGAGTCCTCAACAGTGAGTTGCTGTGAGTAAAACTGTCTCCTTGTTTTGGATATCATCATGAAAACAAGAAAACGAGGTACTTTATAAATGAGGAAAACTGACtcactttttattatttaccaaCAGTGATGATGGAACCATCAGCTCTGCTGTTGGCTCTGCCAAAGTTAAGGACCCTACTGAGCCTGCCAAGTTGGAGGTCTCCTTCTCTGAAGGTAAACAAGTTTAAACTTCAAACTACTTTAAGAAATAACTCTGTAAATGGGGTCCTGCCGCTTTGACTCTAGAGTTCGTCTTTTTGTTGCAGACTCTCCTCCTGGTCCATACTGGGTTCTGTCCTCCGACTATGACGGCCACTCTCTGGTATACAGCTGCACAGATTACGGCCTGTTCCACAAGGAGCTGTCCTGGATCATGAGCAGGGAGTCCACTCTGCCTGAAGAGACCATTGAGAAGCTGCTCAACACCTTGTCTTCTATCGGCGTCAGCGTGGACAAGATGGTCCCCACCATTCAGGACGAGAGTTACTGCAGCGCCATGAACGAATGAGCTGAGATGCTCCTGTGAGACGGGTCAAGCTTGAGTTAAAAAGCACTGCTGCATGCAGGTTGTCATTGTTCCTATGATGTGCAAAGTCATGATcatcatattttttaaacaatgtatCTTCTTAtgcttaatttgcattttatattttggGAATAAATCTACTGATTCTTGTTTTCCAAAAAGCATTTTTGATTTAATTCTTTTCAGTTAATTCTAATAATGTGGTTTGATTTGAAAGTCAGTTTAAACTGTAAAAGCTAGATGTCAGGCCAGTTTTAATGTCTTTATGTCAAATATTGAAAACAATATAcagattgtttttctaaagctgttttgatttgtgaTTGGGTTTATTGTTCTGTTGGAACACCTAACTTTCCACCATCTGGCTGTTGAAGTTGAAGATTTTGTTTGTTAGACCTCCTCCGTTATTCCATCCACTTTATGCAATGTAAATTAAGCAAGTGAGTAAATAAGCACATTTTTATTAGAAAGcatttatcacataaaaaccacaaagtGCTAAAGCAAAGTGAAAAACCACACCTACATTTCTGCACAAGTACCTCAGAGGCAGAGCGCGCACACCATAAACAGAGGCTATGAGTCCAAGACGCAGACCTCCGGGGTTCAATTTTTGACTCTGGGACATTTGTTGCATGTCTTCCAACCTTCTCTTTCTCTCCATATATTGTGAAACAAAGGTCACAaaagtgccacaaaataaaccaaaatcaCAGCAAGATGCCTTCTCCAAATCAAACACCGATCTTTGTCTCTCCTGACCATGAAACCTCCCTCCAGAAGGCATTTAGCTTGTGCACATGAGCAGCTCCAAATGTAAGGCAAACTTGAacgtgcttttttttttggtcagcaCCCACTCCGTCTATAGTGATGTTAAACTCTGGTGCTCCAGCAGCGCCCAGTTTAGGAAAAGTTTGAACCTTGGTGGTTTCTGGGTTGTTCTTAAAAACCATAACCAATTTCCTACCATCTGAGGGTGATAGTATGAGTCTGATTTTAGAGGTTGGTTGTGACACATGGGCTAACTTATAATACATATAAGTTGTAAATGGACTGGATTTAAATAGctcttttctagtcataccaaCCGCTCTAAGCACTTTaaactagagccacattcacctagtcacacacatttatacaccaATAGGCAGATTGGTAGGGAACTTTGGGTTTGTGACAgtaggaagctggaattgaaccaaCAACTTTCAGATTGAAAGACAACCAGTTTCCACATACAACGCCATAACTTTTTTGTTTGAAGACATCTTTAACTTTACCTGTGTGTTTCTTccgactggaagtaatattgaCATTTTGTTGTAGTGTAGCCAGAGTCCCGACTTCAGTCctctcagaaacaaacttcttggtttagagaatattattttaaaccaaaatcTGCTGGAAGTACGAATAATTTACTTTAATTGTTTGAACTGATGGTCTTGGAATCTGTTTAGAAATCTGAAATGCTTTCCAAGCTTGTGTAATTTATCAACATTCGTTGAATTCCTTGTCCTTTTCCATTGTTCTGAGGATATGTTAAAAAAGTCTTGTCAAGATAAAAGGCATTTCACATCTTATAGTGTCTGTTATTTAAGGATTTAGGTgaatgtatgtatttttaagGCTGTAAATGGTAGTTTATCATTAAATATTTACTGACGTGACACTGTGGCAGAATCATTTCCATTAGAAAATCACTTATTACATACAACCCTCACAAGAATATGCAGAACTACACAACCGACACCTCGTTGTTTGTTTTAAGTAATGTGCTTATTAAAATAAGCATAAATTAAACATTCTTCATCAAAAGCACAACCTGTTTAGCATTAATTTAATGGTTCATGACACTACAGTAATCTACATCCTGGTTGGTGGTCAGCAGCTTGTCCACACTGACTCCGATGGACAGCAGGATGCTGTGCAGCTCCTCGACGGTCTCGTCGGGCAGAGTGGGCCGCCTGCTCAGGATCCAAACAAAGTCAGCATGGAGCACACTGAGGTCGGTACAGCTGTAGACCAGAGCGTAGTTGTCGTAGTCTGTGGACAGAACCCAGTAAGGAGCAGGAGGAGAGTCTAGAAAGTAAAAAGACACAGCACGATTAAATACACAACTGAAATAAGGTTTAAAACAGTCAATAAGTGTGAAAACTAAATGAGGGTCTGTACCCTCAAAGAAGTAGACCAGCAGCTTGGCAGGCTCAGCGGGGTCGGGTTTGGCAATACCGGTGATTTCATCAACAGTCCCATTCGcactaaaacataaacaaaaagctTTAACCTGTGAGTTAAATCagtctttataaataaagctgatcaaatgagaataaataaattttacagCAGCTCCCTGTTGAGGACTCCAACAACACCAGGACTCTGTAGACTGTAGGTGGCAGTGCTGCACTGGCCTTCCTGAAACATGTGGGGCATCCTCTGGATTTCATACCATTTACCAAGATACTGCAAAACAAGTGTATTCACAGTTAACAGAAAGCCGCATCATGTTCTGCTGCTCTATGCTTACTGGACAAGCATTCTTAATCTAAATGATTTCTTATGTTGCACTTTAATATTCACCCTTGCAGCATCAAACTTCTCCTGAACTGCAGCATTGGGACATCTGTCAGGCATGACGACCTGAGCGTTGGCTGCCAGAACAGACAGCAGAGTGAAGGAGAACACCTGGATGAAACTCATTTTCTCTAGAAAAAAGTAGAACAAAGTTATTCCATTTTCTTAAATACTTTTTCTAAATCTGCACAAATTAAGCTATGCCATAACAAAAAACGCAGGATTAGATCACAGTTCTTTTCCTACCTGTTTTGCTGGGTAGCAGTGACTTTCAGCGTTGTCCTGATGCATTTATAGTGGAAATCTGCTGCTGCCCCTTGATCTGATTTCCAAGTAACGTTTTCTTTAGAAACGTGTGAGATTTTTGGCACCTGTTCATGTGAAGATATACAGACTCTCACTAAACACGGACCTTGGCGGCTgaacaaatatgttttgaaCTAATGGTCACAATACATTAGGTAACTGGGAGGTATAGATAACAGAAATTATTTGTGAGGCCAAGTGTGTGACAGTGTGTACTATGTAATAGCTTTTACTGTCCTTCTACTGTTATTTTAACTGTTATTTTAAATGATAGCTTTGGAagaagtaaaatatttaaagtaaattatataaacagatatttaaaaattaCCGAAAGGTAaacaaagttttctttttttatattttcttttgcagcatcagtggcctttatttttctcagtttttcaacagtaagctgacaggaaagagggaaaagacatgcagcaaaggtcgccTGGGCCAGGAGTTGAAGCCACCACAGGCTGCGTTTAGGACCAAACCTCTGAAAATGGGTCACACATTTTACCCCTGCGGCACTGCCACACTCacaaaacttatttttaagaaataaatctgtAAGAACATAGATAATATGCAAGGAACCCCAATGAGAACATTTGCAAGAAAGGGTTTAGGAGCTAATTTTGATGAGTACAATCCTATTTCCAAAAgggttaaaataataaaattctttattttgtaaCAGAATTCTGTTAAAATGAATAACAGTTGGTCAatactaaatataaatatcactTTCATAAAATCTTTCagaattaaaaatctgaaacgtgATCAAGCCTTTATTACTAGAGGCTAATTACAACTTTTATTCCATTTTTCAGACTTTAGAGTAGCTTTATATATCTAATTAAATTGTTCTAGTTTTTGAGTCCACAAGATTATTTGGGATTtggcttttatgtttttcaccagctgcaatggactggtgacctgtccagggtgtaccccatctCCCTCATAGAccactggagatgggcaccagctcctctgtgaccctgtacggaagaagctGGTATAGaacatggatggatagatggtttTTTACCAGTCCTAAGGCAAGATATGAATACTTGTAGAGTCATTAGAGGAAAAATAACTTTCAAAAGATTATAGAAATTtactaatatttatatttacacaTCCATTTAAAGTGCAGGTAAACACTGAAATTTCATGAATGGTTTGGTGTAGTATTAAAACACAGAGTGGATGTTTTAGAAAAATTCAGCCTTCAATTTTAGCTCATTTATtcaagggagaaaaaaaaatcccacattaAGAAACATTTTGTAATTAACAAATCACCAGTGCCCCACTTGTTGGCACCCCTAACAATTCTTATAAAATGAATGTAACTGAAGGcatttttactttac
This genomic interval from Girardinichthys multiradiatus isolate DD_20200921_A chromosome 6, DD_fGirMul_XY1, whole genome shotgun sequence contains the following:
- the LOC124869551 gene encoding apolipoprotein D-like; the encoded protein is MSFIQVFSFTLLSVLAANAQVVMPDRCPNAAVQEKFDAARYLGKWYEIQRMPHMFQEGQCSTATYSLQSPGVVGVLNRELLANGTVDEITGIAKPDPAEPAKLLVYFFEDSPPAPYWVLSTDYDNYALVYSCTDLSVLHADFVWILSRRPTLPDETVEELHSILLSIGVSVDKLLTTNQDVDYCSVMNH
- the apoda.2 gene encoding apolipoprotein Da, duplicate 2, whose protein sequence is MKAVQALTLTVLLVAGASTQLLKPGKCPSPAVQANFDASKYLGKWYGIRKLPTSFQKGQCSTANYTLEGPGVIGVLNSELLDDGTISSAVGSAKVKDPTEPAKLEVSFSEDSPPGPYWVLSSDYDGHSLVYSCTDYGLFHKELSWIMSRESTLPEETIEKLLNTLSSIGVSVDKMVPTIQDESYCSAMNE